A genomic window from Camelina sativa cultivar DH55 chromosome 2, Cs, whole genome shotgun sequence includes:
- the LOC104739557 gene encoding BAG family molecular chaperone regulator 2-like isoform X2, with product MMKMQIGTTATTPGDGELELRPGGMVVQKRTDQISNVPRVIRVRVKYGSVHHEISINSQSSFGVHHQDMKIIYKDKERDSKMFLDLSGVKDRSKLVLKDDLISQEKRLLELRKISLHDKSTRAISDITFQVQKLAGQLSAFDTVIGKGGKVEEKNLENLMDMLMNQLVKLDSISGDGDFELKKKIQEERLQKYVEALDLLKIKNSTQPQPQPQMQPKPQTQPRYKEQDLLTFDEQVPRKPTASSSSPSVIITTRWETFDSHSTSAATPQTVKPVQPNHKWELFN from the exons atgatgaaaatgcaaattGGAACAACGGCGACTACTCCCGGCGACGGTGAATTAGAGCTCCGACCTGGAGGAATGGTTGTACAGAAACGAACGGATCAAATCTCCAACGTGCCACGTGTTATTCGGGTTCGGGTCAAATACGGTTCGGTTCACCACGAGATCAGTATCAACTCTCAATCTAGTTTTg GAGTGCATCATCAAGACATGAAGATTATAtacaaagacaaagaaagagattcaaagATGTTTCTTGATCTTTCCGGTGTTAAAGATCGTTCCAAACTTGTTCTCAAAGATGATCTGATTTCTCAGGAGAAACGTCTCCTCGAGTTGAGGAAAATCTCACTCCATGACAAATCTACTAGAGCAATCTCTGACATTACTTTCCAAGTCCAAAAACTCGCCGGCCAA ctGTCGGCGTTTGATACAGTGATTGGTAAAGGAGGAAAAGTTGAAGAGAAGAATCTGGAGAATTTGATGGACATGTTGATGAATCAACTGGTTAAACTCGATTCTATCTCAGGAGATGGAGACTttgaattaaagaagaagatacag GAGGAAAGATTACAGAAGTATGTTGAGGCACTCGACTTGTTGAAGATCAAAAACTCCAcacaaccgcaaccgcaaccgcaaatGCAACCAAAGCCACAAACACAACCGCGATACAAGGAACAGGATTTGCTGACATTTGATGAGCAAGTGCCAAGGAAACCGACGGCCTCCTCATCAAGTCCTTCGGTGATCATAACAACGAGATGGGAAACCTTTGATTCCCATTCTACTTCCGCGGCCACGCCACAAACAGTTAAACCGGTTCAACCTAATCACAAATGGGAATTATTCAATTAa
- the LOC104739576 gene encoding post-GPI attachment to proteins factor 3 isoform X2, with product MQEPLYLRWKQWDCQSDCQYECMMTREEERRRNGERPTKYFGKWPLKHVYGIQEPVSVAFSALDLAMQFQGWVSYFILVYYKLPLQPNRKTYYEYNGLMHIYAIIVMNSLFWSGICHSRDVELTERLDYSSATVLAAFTLILATLRSFSIHDQSVKIMVTAPILAVAATHILYLNFYNLDEGLHRKVIFGIGGIEIVVWGIWAALTSHPSKWKLRSFLMLSILTMCLRMLDFPPYKGYIDAHALWRAAGIPLSYIWWSFVCDDAVFRTTVHLKKSK from the exons ATGCAAGAGCCACTTTACCTGAGATGGAAACAATGGGATTGCCAAAGTGATTGTCAGTACGAATGCATGatgacaagagaagaagaaagaagaagaaatggggAGAGACCTACCAAGTATTTCGGTAAATGGCCACTCAAACATGTCTATGGAATTCAG GAACCTGTCTCTGTTGCATTCTCTGCTCTAGACCTTGCTATGCAGTTCCAAGGATGGGTCTCATATTTCATCCTCGTTTACTATAAACTGCCTCTCCAGCCAAATCGAAAAACGTACTACGAGTACAACGGATTGATGCATATCTATGCCATCATCGTTATGAATTCACTCTTCTGGAGTGGTATTTGTCATAGCAG agatgttGAACTGACAGAGAGGCTAGATTACTCTTCAGCTACTGTATTAGCTGCATTTACTCTCATTCTAGCAACACTCCGGTCTTTCAGTATTCACGATCAGTCTGTCAAAATCATGGTTACTGCACCTATTCTCGCTGTTGCAGCTACTCATATTCTCTACCTCAATTTCTACAACCTCGACGAAG GGCTTCACAGGAAAGTTATATTCGGGATTGGAGGGATAGAGATAGTAGTGTGGGGAATATGGGCTGCTTTAACGTCACATCCATCAAAGTGGAAGCTAAGATCTTTCTTAATGTTGAGCATACTCACAATGTGCCTAAGAATGCTAGATTTCCCACCGTACAAAGGCTACATCGATGCTCACGCTCTTTGGCGCGCCGCAGGGATCCCTCTCTCTTACATTTGGTGGAGTTTTGTCTGCGATGACGCTGTTTTCAGAACCACCGTTCATCTCAAGAAATCCAAGTGA
- the LOC104739557 gene encoding BAG family molecular chaperone regulator 2-like isoform X1, producing the protein MMKMQIGTTATTPGDGELELRPGGMVVQKRTDQISNVPRVIRVRVKYGSVHHEISINSQSSFGELKKKLSGATGVHHQDMKIIYKDKERDSKMFLDLSGVKDRSKLVLKDDLISQEKRLLELRKISLHDKSTRAISDITFQVQKLAGQLSAFDTVIGKGGKVEEKNLENLMDMLMNQLVKLDSISGDGDFELKKKIQEERLQKYVEALDLLKIKNSTQPQPQPQMQPKPQTQPRYKEQDLLTFDEQVPRKPTASSSSPSVIITTRWETFDSHSTSAATPQTVKPVQPNHKWELFN; encoded by the exons atgatgaaaatgcaaattGGAACAACGGCGACTACTCCCGGCGACGGTGAATTAGAGCTCCGACCTGGAGGAATGGTTGTACAGAAACGAACGGATCAAATCTCCAACGTGCCACGTGTTATTCGGGTTCGGGTCAAATACGGTTCGGTTCACCACGAGATCAGTATCAACTCTCAATCTAGTTTTg GAGAGTTAAAGAAGAAATTGTCTGGTGCGACAGGAGTGCATCATCAAGACATGAAGATTATAtacaaagacaaagaaagagattcaaagATGTTTCTTGATCTTTCCGGTGTTAAAGATCGTTCCAAACTTGTTCTCAAAGATGATCTGATTTCTCAGGAGAAACGTCTCCTCGAGTTGAGGAAAATCTCACTCCATGACAAATCTACTAGAGCAATCTCTGACATTACTTTCCAAGTCCAAAAACTCGCCGGCCAA ctGTCGGCGTTTGATACAGTGATTGGTAAAGGAGGAAAAGTTGAAGAGAAGAATCTGGAGAATTTGATGGACATGTTGATGAATCAACTGGTTAAACTCGATTCTATCTCAGGAGATGGAGACTttgaattaaagaagaagatacag GAGGAAAGATTACAGAAGTATGTTGAGGCACTCGACTTGTTGAAGATCAAAAACTCCAcacaaccgcaaccgcaaccgcaaatGCAACCAAAGCCACAAACACAACCGCGATACAAGGAACAGGATTTGCTGACATTTGATGAGCAAGTGCCAAGGAAACCGACGGCCTCCTCATCAAGTCCTTCGGTGATCATAACAACGAGATGGGAAACCTTTGATTCCCATTCTACTTCCGCGGCCACGCCACAAACAGTTAAACCGGTTCAACCTAATCACAAATGGGAATTATTCAATTAa
- the LOC104739576 gene encoding post-GPI attachment to proteins factor 3 isoform X1, which produces MARNQRWVLLIVVVSLCLVSALEASDGDSDPLYKSCVEQCQKTGCVGDTCFQNCKFSADGKVIDGPWYMQEPLYLRWKQWDCQSDCQYECMMTREEERRRNGERPTKYFGKWPLKHVYGIQEPVSVAFSALDLAMQFQGWVSYFILVYYKLPLQPNRKTYYEYNGLMHIYAIIVMNSLFWSGICHSRDVELTERLDYSSATVLAAFTLILATLRSFSIHDQSVKIMVTAPILAVAATHILYLNFYNLDEGLHRKVIFGIGGIEIVVWGIWAALTSHPSKWKLRSFLMLSILTMCLRMLDFPPYKGYIDAHALWRAAGIPLSYIWWSFVCDDAVFRTTVHLKKSK; this is translated from the exons GGGTTCTGCTTATCGTTGTGGTCTCGTTGTGTCTTGTTTCAGCACTTGAAGCTAGTGACGGAGATTCTGATCCTCTTTacaa GTCATGTGTTGAGCAATGTCAGAAAACAGGATGTGTGGGGGATACTTGCTTCCAGAACTGTAAATTCTCAGCTGATGGAAAAGTCATTGACGGTCCATGGTACATGCAAGAGCCACTTTACCTGAGATGGAAACAATGGGATTGCCAAAGTGATTGTCAGTACGAATGCATGatgacaagagaagaagaaagaagaagaaatggggAGAGACCTACCAAGTATTTCGGTAAATGGCCACTCAAACATGTCTATGGAATTCAG GAACCTGTCTCTGTTGCATTCTCTGCTCTAGACCTTGCTATGCAGTTCCAAGGATGGGTCTCATATTTCATCCTCGTTTACTATAAACTGCCTCTCCAGCCAAATCGAAAAACGTACTACGAGTACAACGGATTGATGCATATCTATGCCATCATCGTTATGAATTCACTCTTCTGGAGTGGTATTTGTCATAGCAG agatgttGAACTGACAGAGAGGCTAGATTACTCTTCAGCTACTGTATTAGCTGCATTTACTCTCATTCTAGCAACACTCCGGTCTTTCAGTATTCACGATCAGTCTGTCAAAATCATGGTTACTGCACCTATTCTCGCTGTTGCAGCTACTCATATTCTCTACCTCAATTTCTACAACCTCGACGAAG GGCTTCACAGGAAAGTTATATTCGGGATTGGAGGGATAGAGATAGTAGTGTGGGGAATATGGGCTGCTTTAACGTCACATCCATCAAAGTGGAAGCTAAGATCTTTCTTAATGTTGAGCATACTCACAATGTGCCTAAGAATGCTAGATTTCCCACCGTACAAAGGCTACATCGATGCTCACGCTCTTTGGCGCGCCGCAGGGATCCCTCTCTCTTACATTTGGTGGAGTTTTGTCTGCGATGACGCTGTTTTCAGAACCACCGTTCATCTCAAGAAATCCAAGTGA
- the LOC104739557 gene encoding BAG family molecular chaperone regulator 2-like isoform X3 has translation MMKMQIGTTATTPGDGELELRPGGMVVQKRTDQISNVPRVIRVRVKYGSVHHEISINSQSSFGELKKKLSGATGVHHQDMKIIYKDKERDSKMFLDLSGVKDRSKLVLKDDLISQEKRLLELRKISLHDKSTRAISDITFQVQKLAGQLSAFDTVIGKGGKVEEKNLENLMDMLMNQLVKLDSISGDGDFELKKKIQITEVC, from the exons atgatgaaaatgcaaattGGAACAACGGCGACTACTCCCGGCGACGGTGAATTAGAGCTCCGACCTGGAGGAATGGTTGTACAGAAACGAACGGATCAAATCTCCAACGTGCCACGTGTTATTCGGGTTCGGGTCAAATACGGTTCGGTTCACCACGAGATCAGTATCAACTCTCAATCTAGTTTTg GAGAGTTAAAGAAGAAATTGTCTGGTGCGACAGGAGTGCATCATCAAGACATGAAGATTATAtacaaagacaaagaaagagattcaaagATGTTTCTTGATCTTTCCGGTGTTAAAGATCGTTCCAAACTTGTTCTCAAAGATGATCTGATTTCTCAGGAGAAACGTCTCCTCGAGTTGAGGAAAATCTCACTCCATGACAAATCTACTAGAGCAATCTCTGACATTACTTTCCAAGTCCAAAAACTCGCCGGCCAA ctGTCGGCGTTTGATACAGTGATTGGTAAAGGAGGAAAAGTTGAAGAGAAGAATCTGGAGAATTTGATGGACATGTTGATGAATCAACTGGTTAAACTCGATTCTATCTCAGGAGATGGAGACTttgaattaaagaagaagatacag ATTACAGAAGTATGTTGA